In a single window of the Magnolia sinica isolate HGM2019 chromosome 7, MsV1, whole genome shotgun sequence genome:
- the LOC131251004 gene encoding uncharacterized protein LOC131251004 isoform X3: MAGSEQSRRSNSNSAKDELTKWQDAWGEADKQESETQGIDREDPFWNKLRLAAERKVGAANADRFCKAFQRVHAKLVYEELSSDAARRFINSATN, translated from the exons GCTGGCTCAGAGCAATCAAGACGATCAAATTCAAATTCAGCAAAGGATGAG CTAACAAAATGGCAAGATGCATGGGGTGAGGCTGATAAGCAAGAAAGCGAAACTCAAGGAATTGATAGAGAAG ATCCATTTTGGAATAAGCTGAGGTTGGCAGCAGAGAGAAAG GTGGGTGCAGCCAATGCAGACAGATTTTGCAAGGCATTTCAAAGGGTCCATGCAAAACTT GTGTATGAAGAACTAAGTTCCGATGCTGCTCGAAGGTTCATAAATTCAGCAACAAATTGA
- the LOC131251005 gene encoding 10 kDa chaperonin, mitochondrial-like: MAKRLIPSLNRVLIEKIVPPSKTNAGILLPEKTNKLNSGKVVAVGPGARDRDGKLIPVSLKEGETVLLPEYGGTEVKLGDKEYHLYRDDDILGTLLE; encoded by the exons atggCGAAGCGCTTGATTCCTTCCCTCAATCGTGTTTTGATCGAAAAAATCGTCCCTCCATCGAAAACCAATGCAGGAATCTTACTCCCCGAGAAGACCAACAAG CTGAACTCTGGGAAAGTGGTAGCTGTTGGTCCTGGTGCTCGTGACAGAGATGGGAAGCTTATTCCTGTTAGCTTGAAGGAAGGAGAAACTGTACTTTTACCTGAATATGGAGGGACTGAAGTAAAATTGGGTGACAAAGA GTATCACCTATACAGAGATGATGATATATTGGGAACACTACTAGAGTGA